In Pseudomonadota bacterium, a single window of DNA contains:
- the pdxA gene encoding 4-hydroxythreonine-4-phosphate dehydrogenase PdxA: MTMGDPAGIGGEVILKSLTHICKKSIPVLIGDISIINHLTKSLFGDKKLILKGFKEGNIGGAEFIDLGLLNTIRFGTSDSRYGEASYKYIIEALKLVCSGEVSAIVTCPINKKSIHMAGIQFIGHTELLAYYGGVTDYVMMMANRSMRVSLVTIHIPLKNVESLLSIERIFKCISITNNSLKTYFGIKEPHIKVCGLNPHAGEQGLIGNEEAIIKEAIDLARSLNMHAEGPFPADTLFHKVDCDAFIAMYHDQGLIPVKTVDFRKTVNITLGLPFIRTSPGHGTGFDIAGRGVADPSGLIEAYRVAESMV, encoded by the coding sequence ATAACAATGGGAGATCCCGCAGGAATTGGCGGGGAAGTTATTCTAAAATCCTTGACACATATCTGCAAAAAAAGCATCCCTGTATTAATCGGCGATATCAGTATTATTAACCACTTAACAAAAAGTCTGTTTGGAGATAAGAAGCTCATCCTTAAAGGATTCAAAGAGGGTAATATAGGGGGTGCCGAATTCATAGATCTTGGATTATTAAACACTATAAGGTTTGGCACATCAGATTCAAGGTATGGTGAGGCCTCATACAAATACATAATAGAGGCGTTGAAGCTTGTTTGTTCAGGGGAAGTTTCAGCTATCGTCACATGCCCCATCAATAAAAAATCGATTCATATGGCAGGCATACAATTTATAGGCCATACAGAACTCCTTGCCTACTATGGCGGCGTAACCGATTATGTAATGATGATGGCTAATAGGAGCATGCGTGTATCCCTTGTAACGATACACATCCCGCTTAAAAATGTAGAAAGCCTGCTATCCATTGAAAGGATATTTAAATGCATCTCCATCACCAATAATTCCCTGAAGACCTATTTTGGTATTAAAGAACCCCATATCAAGGTATGCGGGCTTAACCCTCATGCAGGAGAGCAAGGTCTCATTGGCAATGAAGAAGCAATAATTAAAGAAGCAATTGACCTTGCAAGGTCATTAAACATGCATGCAGAAGGGCCATTTCCTGCAGATACCCTATTCCATAAGGTTGATTGTGATGCCTTTATTGCAATGTACCATGATCAAGGTCTTATTCCAGTGAAAACTGTTGATTTTAGAAAAACTGTGAATATAACATTAGGACTACCTTTTATACGCACCTCCCCCGGGCATGGGACAGGCTTTGACATAGCAGGTAGGGGGGTCGCAGATCCATCAGGCCTGATAGAAGCTTACAGGGTAGCGGAAAGTATGGTCTAA
- a CDS encoding peptidylprolyl isomerase, which translates to MSFLYVTIFFILSFFLPTLSHCEVVDRVIAIVNDDIITLKELEKHVHVEKQGRFVSVNEYFRNIQLREKIDTFIELLLIKQQAKKLKIEISDKEVENVIEGIKKQHLITEVELKEQLKKENIIYKDFYEGIRMSILRNKVLTRVISPEVLVTENNLKEYYSKHTEEYREEEYKLQQIFISNQRKDAQQRVQAAYKLLQEGKPFETVAKDFSDDPSGSHGGDIGFVKKEELIPELRQGLNLIMPGMYTHVLMTPYGLHILKLIEIKKGGTITFETLKDKIHERIVQEESEKRYKEYIDKLRKSSYIEVKI; encoded by the coding sequence ATGAGCTTTCTTTATGTAACAATCTTTTTTATTCTCTCTTTCTTTCTTCCAACGCTTTCCCACTGTGAGGTAGTAGATAGAGTAATTGCTATTGTGAATGATGACATCATAACACTCAAAGAATTAGAAAAGCACGTCCACGTTGAGAAACAGGGAAGATTCGTATCTGTCAACGAATACTTTAGAAATATACAATTGAGGGAAAAGATAGATACGTTTATCGAATTATTGCTTATCAAACAACAGGCAAAAAAATTAAAAATTGAAATATCTGATAAAGAGGTTGAAAACGTTATAGAGGGTATAAAAAAACAACATCTCATTACAGAAGTAGAATTAAAAGAACAATTAAAAAAAGAAAATATTATTTATAAGGATTTTTATGAAGGTATAAGAATGAGTATACTTCGGAATAAGGTCCTGACCCGCGTCATATCGCCCGAGGTACTGGTTACCGAGAATAACCTGAAGGAGTATTACAGCAAACACACGGAAGAATACAGAGAAGAAGAGTATAAATTACAGCAAATATTTATATCAAATCAGAGAAAGGATGCCCAGCAGAGAGTTCAGGCTGCGTATAAACTCTTACAAGAAGGAAAACCATTTGAAACAGTTGCTAAAGATTTCTCTGATGACCCTTCGGGCTCACATGGGGGCGATATCGGGTTTGTCAAAAAAGAAGAGCTTATACCTGAGCTCAGGCAAGGGCTCAACCTGATTATGCCAGGCATGTATACCCATGTATTGATGACACCATATGGGTTACACATCCTTAAGCTCATCGAAATAAAAAAAGGTGGTACCATTACCTTTGAGACATTAAAGGATAAAATCCATGAAAGGATCGTCCAGGAGGAATCAGAAAAAAGATATAAGGAATATATCGACAAACTGAGAAAGTCCTCATACATAGAGGTTAAAATCTGA
- a CDS encoding peptidylprolyl isomerase: MKKFVIFLLIVLFIFSCSKKEGGKVLVTIDNDTITLEEFNKELDRIPINMKMLVATESGKKSYLDRLIVKRLLLREAKKEKVDNEKDFQEKLTDIKEQLLMESLLKKKINVDSKTTDVDLKKYYDTHKEDFKREKEINTRHILLKTEEEAKQIQSRLLKGEDFVELAKQYSIDPNAKTTGGEIGFHPKGTLLPEYEGVAFKLSKAGQISGIVKTQFGYHIIRLEGMKAPSYVPFDEVKDFIKQKISQEKQKEILEKYIEDLKKAAKITINEELLKAEKPEKQDKQEKPEKTETPLPKK, translated from the coding sequence ATGAAAAAATTCGTTATCTTTCTATTAATAGTCTTATTTATTTTTTCGTGTTCAAAGAAAGAGGGGGGTAAGGTCCTCGTTACGATAGACAATGATACGATAACCCTTGAAGAATTTAATAAAGAACTTGATAGAATACCGATAAATATGAAGATGCTGGTTGCCACAGAGAGTGGCAAGAAGAGTTATTTAGATAGATTAATAGTAAAGCGGCTGCTCCTTAGAGAAGCAAAAAAAGAAAAGGTGGATAACGAAAAAGATTTTCAAGAAAAGCTCACAGACATAAAGGAACAGCTTCTAATGGAGTCGTTATTAAAAAAGAAGATCAACGTTGATTCAAAGACAACTGATGTGGATTTAAAGAAATATTATGATACACATAAAGAAGATTTTAAAAGAGAAAAAGAGATAAATACCCGACACATCCTTTTAAAGACTGAAGAAGAAGCAAAACAGATTCAGAGCAGGCTTCTAAAAGGGGAAGACTTTGTGGAGCTGGCAAAACAATACTCTATCGACCCAAATGCAAAAACAACAGGGGGTGAAATAGGTTTCCATCCCAAAGGGACATTACTCCCCGAATACGAAGGGGTTGCCTTTAAACTGAGCAAGGCCGGGCAGATAAGCGGCATTGTGAAAACCCAGTTTGGATATCATATAATAAGGTTAGAGGGGATGAAGGCACCTTCTTATGTACCCTTTGACGAAGTAAAGGATTTTATAAAACAGAAGATATCCCAGGAAAAGCAAAAAGAGATATTAGAAAAATACATAGAAGATTTGAAAAAAGCTGCCAAAATTACAATCAATGAAGAACTGTTAAAGGCAGAAAAACCGGAAAAACAGGATAAACAAGAAAAACCGGAAAAGACAGAAACGCCTTTACCTAAAAAATGA
- the mfd gene encoding transcription-repair coupling factor has product MYNFQKTGFIYITGKIGSFISFLLSNINRKTIIFYETEDEALLFKEEIEFFSKRTVYLFPIYANRVFEKEDEVKRISFLYHLISDDVFIGIYPYNGIRHPLIGQNTILNNIKEIKFGDTIFQEELVSYLENSGYELTALVREEGDYAKRGSIIDIFSPSYNKPIRLELLGDQVLSIRFFDPSTQRSSKEIELCNLTPAKTLSGENTTILDYINENMVLVHKGVNYVAQEIEDVEDGSHLENLKRKIRSNLNIDISGVKGEEEGKTIEALSNEDLRHLFEIKRTEIFKTLSEKMKKEWSVWEYIYVFASSQHQGERLQEIFKNYDVSLPILKEISFLDKEKEWGIVVGPLRRGFRTDNVIVLTEEDIVGPKKRVVKKKWDGFDEFLNSFKDLNVGEWVVHIEHGIGIYKGITELKIDGYTKDFLLIEYQDRDKLYVPIDDLHLVQKFIGGERYKPKIDKLGSQFWRNTKNKVKRHVEDIAQELLEIYAERELTTGYSYPPEDELFREMESSFEYEETEGQLQAIEDVVNDLKGKKPMDRVICGDVGFGKTEVALRASFKAAMDSKQVALLVPTTILAQQHYKTFTDRLRDYPMNIEMLSRFRSKDEQKMIIEALKKGTIDIVIGTHRLLQKDLCFKDLGLLIIDEEHRFGVKHKERLKLLKKGVDVLTLSATPIPRTLYMATTGIKDLSIINTPPLDRLAVKTFVVKFKDELIKKGIVDELQRGGQVFFVHNYIHNIGVVYEHLKKLLPDIRIAIAHGRTKEKQLEKIMLDFIDKKYDVLLSTNIIESGLDIPNVNTIFINNAHKLGLADLYQLRGRVGRSIKQAYAYLLVPKDEVLTRDAMMRLKIIEEMTELGSGFHIANYDLEIRGAGNLLGKEQSGNINLIGFELYCSMLEEAIKKLKSKEEPKEEEIVTEINIPIDAFIPDAYIEDPTQKLLTYKRLSRVRDETELKEIEEELKDRYGIIPEPLKNLLEIISLKCLLTRAKIRRLEHSAKQIIVHVTDYTPINMKRILKLVKENQDKIKLLPDGKIIMQTDKKAKELISLTKNILMDIISI; this is encoded by the coding sequence ATGTACAATTTTCAAAAAACAGGTTTTATCTACATTACCGGGAAGATAGGTTCTTTCATATCCTTTCTACTCTCAAATATTAATAGGAAAACCATAATCTTTTATGAAACAGAGGATGAAGCATTACTGTTTAAAGAAGAGATAGAATTTTTCTCTAAAAGAACTGTGTACCTCTTCCCAATCTATGCAAACAGGGTGTTTGAAAAAGAAGACGAGGTAAAAAGGATAAGCTTTCTCTATCACCTGATCTCTGACGATGTGTTCATCGGTATTTATCCATATAATGGAATAAGACATCCTTTAATCGGACAGAATACAATATTGAACAACATTAAGGAGATTAAATTTGGTGACACAATCTTTCAGGAAGAACTCGTAAGCTATCTTGAAAATTCAGGGTATGAACTGACTGCGCTGGTAAGAGAAGAGGGTGATTATGCAAAAAGAGGAAGCATTATTGATATATTCTCTCCCTCCTATAACAAACCGATAAGATTAGAACTTCTCGGCGACCAGGTGTTATCTATCCGTTTTTTTGACCCCTCGACACAAAGGTCAAGCAAGGAAATAGAACTATGCAATCTCACGCCTGCGAAAACACTCTCAGGTGAAAATACCACAATACTGGATTATATAAACGAAAACATGGTTCTCGTCCATAAAGGGGTTAATTACGTCGCACAAGAAATTGAGGATGTTGAAGACGGGTCTCATTTAGAAAACCTTAAAAGAAAAATACGTTCAAACTTAAATATAGATATTTCAGGAGTAAAAGGGGAAGAGGAAGGCAAAACAATCGAAGCATTATCCAATGAGGACTTAAGACACCTTTTCGAAATAAAAAGAACAGAAATATTCAAAACGCTCTCAGAGAAAATGAAGAAAGAGTGGAGTGTATGGGAATATATTTATGTATTCGCCAGTAGCCAACATCAGGGAGAAAGGTTACAGGAAATCTTTAAAAACTACGATGTCTCCCTTCCTATACTTAAAGAAATATCATTTTTAGATAAGGAAAAAGAGTGGGGCATTGTTGTCGGACCATTACGCAGAGGATTTCGAACTGATAATGTTATTGTGCTTACAGAAGAAGACATTGTGGGGCCCAAAAAAAGGGTAGTGAAAAAGAAGTGGGATGGTTTTGACGAGTTTCTCAACTCCTTTAAAGACCTGAATGTCGGTGAATGGGTTGTCCATATAGAACATGGGATTGGAATTTATAAAGGAATTACGGAATTAAAGATAGATGGATATACAAAGGATTTTCTTTTAATTGAGTATCAGGATAGAGATAAGCTTTACGTGCCTATTGATGACCTGCACCTCGTTCAAAAATTTATTGGGGGCGAAAGGTATAAGCCAAAAATAGACAAACTCGGTTCACAATTCTGGAGGAACACAAAAAACAAGGTAAAAAGGCATGTGGAAGACATCGCACAAGAACTTCTTGAAATATATGCAGAAAGAGAATTGACAACAGGTTATAGCTATCCTCCTGAAGATGAGCTATTCAGAGAAATGGAATCGAGTTTTGAATATGAGGAGACAGAAGGCCAGTTACAGGCAATTGAAGATGTAGTAAACGACCTTAAGGGTAAAAAACCCATGGATAGAGTTATATGTGGAGATGTGGGTTTTGGAAAAACAGAGGTAGCACTCAGGGCATCATTTAAGGCAGCAATGGATAGTAAGCAGGTAGCGTTACTTGTCCCAACCACCATCCTTGCACAGCAACACTATAAAACTTTCACAGACAGGTTAAGGGACTATCCTATGAACATTGAAATGTTAAGCAGATTCAGGTCAAAAGATGAACAGAAAATGATTATAGAAGCATTAAAAAAAGGAACAATAGATATTGTAATTGGCACCCATAGACTTCTGCAAAAGGATTTATGCTTTAAAGATCTTGGACTACTTATAATTGATGAGGAACACAGATTTGGCGTAAAACATAAAGAAAGGTTAAAGCTTCTTAAAAAAGGTGTGGATGTCCTCACATTAAGTGCAACACCTATTCCGAGAACACTATATATGGCAACAACAGGCATAAAAGATCTAAGCATTATAAACACACCCCCCCTTGACAGGCTTGCAGTAAAAACATTCGTTGTCAAATTTAAGGATGAACTCATAAAAAAAGGCATCGTGGATGAATTGCAAAGAGGCGGCCAGGTATTCTTTGTACATAATTATATCCACAACATAGGCGTTGTATATGAACATTTAAAGAAACTTCTTCCGGATATAAGGATTGCAATTGCCCATGGAAGGACAAAAGAAAAACAACTGGAAAAGATCATGCTGGATTTCATAGACAAGAAGTACGATGTGCTGCTCTCAACAAATATTATTGAATCTGGTCTGGATATTCCAAATGTGAATACAATATTTATCAATAATGCACACAAATTGGGCCTCGCCGATCTGTACCAGCTCAGGGGCAGAGTGGGAAGAAGCATTAAACAGGCCTACGCCTACCTTCTTGTCCCAAAAGATGAAGTCCTTACCAGAGATGCAATGATGAGATTAAAGATCATTGAAGAAATGACTGAGCTCGGGTCAGGTTTTCATATAGCAAACTATGACCTCGAAATAAGAGGTGCCGGTAACTTACTCGGCAAGGAACAGTCGGGCAATATTAACCTTATTGGATTTGAATTATACTGTAGCATGCTCGAAGAGGCCATCAAGAAATTAAAAAGCAAAGAAGAGCCAAAAGAGGAAGAAATTGTAACCGAAATCAATATACCGATTGATGCCTTTATCCCAGATGCATATATTGAAGACCCGACTCAGAAACTCCTCACCTACAAAAGACTTTCAAGGGTCAGGGATGAAACAGAGCTGAAAGAGATAGAAGAGGAGTTGAAAGACCGGTATGGTATTATTCCTGAACCCTTAAAAAATTTGTTGGAAATTATATCATTAAAATGCCTTTTAACAAGGGCAAAAATCAGAAGGCTGGAGCATTCAGCAAAACAAATAATCGTGCATGTGACGGACTATACGCCCATAAATATGAAAAGAATCTTAAAACTTGTAAAAGAGAATCAAGACAAGATAAAACTACTACCAGATGGGAAGATTATTATGCAAACCGATAAAAAGGCAAAAGAACTTATCAGTTTAACAAAAAATATATTGATGGACATTATTTCTATATGA
- a CDS encoding lytic transglycosylase domain-containing protein yields MTFRNRLTILFISLMVMLCFTCAHYTYTKVFPSDKVKKERAVSQITQYIKDENVRLEEDELKTIAQIVYEESKLYGVDYRLVLAMMKVESNFRNNMVSPRGARGLLQIKPSLAKFIAKDVGIKWGGAKTLNEPDTNIKIGVHFFSKLMEDFDNINMALHAYNMGPTRLKEILSEKNKPKNTFLNLVLKEYNKNILILPAP; encoded by the coding sequence ATGACTTTTCGTAACAGATTAACAATTTTATTCATTTCCCTTATGGTGATGCTCTGTTTTACATGTGCCCACTACACCTATACCAAGGTTTTCCCCTCAGACAAGGTCAAAAAGGAAAGGGCCGTTAGTCAAATTACCCAATATATAAAAGACGAAAATGTAAGATTAGAGGAAGATGAACTAAAAACCATTGCACAAATTGTGTATGAAGAATCTAAACTGTACGGAGTAGACTATAGACTCGTACTTGCAATGATGAAGGTTGAGAGCAATTTCAGGAATAATATGGTGTCTCCAAGAGGAGCAAGGGGGCTTCTACAGATAAAACCCTCCCTTGCAAAATTTATCGCCAAGGATGTAGGGATAAAATGGGGTGGTGCAAAAACCCTTAACGAACCTGATACTAATATAAAAATAGGTGTTCATTTCTTCTCCAAACTCATGGAAGACTTTGATAACATCAACATGGCGCTCCACGCATATAATATGGGCCCTACAAGATTGAAAGAGATTTTAAGTGAAAAAAACAAACCAAAAAATACCTTTTTAAACCTTGTACTAAAAGAATATAATAAAAACATCTTAATACTGCCAGCCCCCTGA
- a CDS encoding sulfurtransferase TusA family protein — MDKTYLDLRGLSCPQPVFETKKAIEDPSFDTMEVLIDTKVALENIKRLLSNRKNIQYSVEEGGEDYKVTIFRLKG; from the coding sequence ATGGATAAAACATACCTTGATCTGAGGGGGCTTTCTTGCCCACAGCCTGTATTTGAAACCAAAAAAGCGATAGAAGACCCTTCATTCGATACCATGGAAGTTCTTATCGATACAAAGGTAGCACTGGAAAACATAAAACGTCTTTTAAGTAATAGAAAGAATATTCAGTATTCTGTTGAAGAAGGGGGAGAGGACTATAAGGTTACCATCTTCAGATTAAAAGGTTGA
- the yedE gene encoding YedE family putative selenium transporter translates to MEFFKNHWKIISCGIFIGIVATLLQKFGNPANMGICVACFERDIAGGLGFHRAAVVQYIRPEILAFVLGSFVSSLIFREFKPRGGSLPFVRFFLGFFAMFGALVFLGCPWRALLRLAGGDWNAVSGIAGLIVGIYAGVQFIKNGYTLGRNYPAYRFSGLFMPILMFALLLLLLINPGSANVAPFFSIKGPGSQHAPIIFSFSAAFLIGIFAQRTRFCTMGAIRDIIILRDFHLASGVIGLILFAFFSNLVLGQFHPGFTGQPIAHTNQAWNFLSMVLSGLAYALAGGCPGRQLFMSGEGDTDAGVFVIGMIVGAGFAHNFAIAASPAGIALWSPFAVVAGLLFCIATGFLIRKK, encoded by the coding sequence ATGGAATTTTTTAAAAATCACTGGAAAATAATCTCATGTGGTATCTTTATAGGTATTGTTGCCACCCTTCTCCAGAAATTTGGCAACCCTGCAAATATGGGGATATGTGTTGCCTGTTTTGAGAGGGATATTGCAGGGGGTCTGGGGTTCCACCGGGCAGCGGTCGTCCAGTATATAAGGCCCGAGATCCTCGCCTTTGTCCTGGGCTCATTCGTGTCGAGCCTCATTTTCAGGGAATTCAAGCCGAGGGGCGGTTCTCTCCCCTTCGTGCGGTTCTTCCTCGGTTTTTTCGCTATGTTTGGTGCCCTTGTCTTCCTTGGCTGTCCGTGGAGGGCACTGCTCCGGCTTGCAGGTGGAGACTGGAATGCAGTAAGCGGCATTGCCGGTTTGATTGTTGGTATATATGCAGGCGTTCAGTTTATAAAAAATGGTTACACCCTTGGAAGAAACTACCCTGCATACAGATTTTCGGGTCTGTTCATGCCCATTTTAATGTTTGCCCTGCTCCTGCTCTTGCTCATTAACCCCGGCTCAGCAAACGTGGCACCATTTTTTAGCATTAAAGGTCCAGGCTCCCAACACGCACCTATAATATTTTCCTTCTCTGCAGCCTTTTTGATCGGCATCTTTGCTCAGCGAACAAGGTTCTGCACCATGGGGGCAATAAGGGATATAATAATCCTGAGGGATTTTCACCTTGCAAGCGGTGTTATCGGTCTTATCCTGTTTGCCTTTTTTTCCAACCTTGTCCTCGGCCAATTTCATCCAGGCTTTACAGGCCAGCCTATTGCCCATACAAACCAGGCATGGAATTTTCTCAGCATGGTACTATCTGGCCTCGCCTATGCACTGGCCGGTGGCTGTCCGGGAAGGCAACTTTTCATGTCCGGTGAAGGCGACACAGACGCCGGTGTTTTTGTCATTGGCATGATTGTTGGTGCAGGCTTCGCACACAACTTTGCTATAGCCGCCTCACCTGCTGGCATTGCACTCTGGAGCCCATTTGCGGTAGTGGCAGGTTTATTGTTTTGCATAGCCACGGGATTTCTTATTAGAAAAAAATAG
- a CDS encoding LysE family transporter: MGFILGLTGAMAPGPLLTITISESAKRGGIVGPMVVLGHGILEFALLLIIVFGLGNILNNKVLFSVIAFIGGIILIYMGYSTIKGLKGYTLSVTPTEKRQGIHPVFSGIVVSLSNPYWFIWWITIGMGYVMFAKELGIRGVLAFFMGHILSDLVWYSFVSYGIQFGGRYANTKVIKAILLVCSLFLIVFGILFVIKGYKFIG, translated from the coding sequence GTGGGATTTATTTTAGGATTGACCGGGGCAATGGCTCCAGGTCCACTCCTCACAATCACAATAAGCGAGTCAGCAAAAAGGGGTGGCATAGTTGGGCCAATGGTTGTTCTCGGGCATGGCATCCTTGAGTTTGCATTACTGCTCATAATAGTATTCGGCCTCGGTAATATCCTCAATAATAAAGTCCTATTTTCTGTTATCGCCTTCATTGGCGGAATAATATTGATATACATGGGTTATAGCACGATAAAAGGCCTGAAAGGTTATACACTATCTGTTACACCAACCGAGAAGCGTCAGGGTATCCATCCTGTATTTTCAGGTATAGTAGTAAGCCTCTCTAACCCTTACTGGTTTATATGGTGGATTACAATAGGTATGGGTTATGTAATGTTTGCAAAAGAGCTCGGCATCAGGGGTGTTCTTGCCTTCTTTATGGGACATATACTCTCAGACCTCGTGTGGTATAGTTTTGTCTCATACGGGATTCAGTTCGGAGGAAGATATGCAAATACAAAGGTTATCAAGGCAATCTTACTTGTATGCAGTCTATTTCTGATAGTTTTTGGAATCCTCTTTGTAATCAAGGGTTATAAATTTATCGGATAA
- a CDS encoding LamB/YcsF family protein, giving the protein MGFVVDINCDMGESFGTYKIGNDEEVIKYITSSNIACGFHASDPDVMEKTVNLCKEHNVMVGAHPGYPDMLGFGRRFMDLSEKELINSVIYQIGALKGFLGLSGMPLQHVKLHGALYNFLVNEEKLFLNIVASIRKAFGNIVFVTLGTKRSAELKKTCKDKGIRLALEAFPDRMYTDEGELLPRKHKEAVLKNPDIIAKRAIKMVRERGIKSVNNRWIEMDIDTMCIHGDNMESIEGVKKIREYAANERIEIKPLCDFI; this is encoded by the coding sequence ATGGGTTTTGTTGTAGATATAAATTGCGATATGGGTGAGTCCTTCGGGACTTACAAAATAGGAAATGATGAAGAGGTAATCAAATATATTACATCTTCTAATATCGCCTGTGGTTTTCATGCCTCTGACCCGGATGTGATGGAAAAGACGGTAAATTTATGTAAAGAGCACAATGTAATGGTCGGGGCACACCCCGGTTATCCTGATATGCTGGGTTTTGGCAGAAGGTTTATGGATTTAAGCGAAAAAGAGCTTATAAACTCAGTGATATATCAGATTGGAGCATTAAAGGGATTTCTTGGCTTATCCGGGATGCCATTACAGCATGTCAAGCTCCATGGTGCCCTCTACAATTTTTTGGTTAATGAAGAGAAGTTATTTTTAAACATTGTAGCCTCTATCAGGAAGGCATTTGGAAATATTGTGTTCGTAACGCTTGGTACTAAAAGAAGCGCTGAGTTAAAAAAAACCTGTAAGGACAAAGGAATAAGACTTGCCCTGGAAGCATTCCCAGATAGAATGTATACAGATGAAGGAGAACTTCTCCCCAGGAAACACAAAGAAGCAGTATTAAAAAATCCAGATATTATTGCAAAAAGGGCAATCAAAATGGTGAGAGAAAGAGGTATTAAGAGTGTAAACAATCGCTGGATTGAAATGGATATTGATACTATGTGTATCCATGGAGACAATATGGAAAGTATAGAGGGCGTTAAAAAAATCCGTGAGTATGCTGCGAATGAGCGAATTGAGATAAAGCCTTTGTGTGATTTTATTTAG
- the pxpB gene encoding 5-oxoprolinase subunit PxpB, whose protein sequence is MNLYRYGESGIRIVFGNSIDLETHEKVRRYYYFLKSLRLKEFIDIIPSFNSCVINFNNNAISFENIVSLITERHGELDAIEIPQPAQHEIPVMYGGECGPDMEFVCEYSGLSDNEVIEIHTSVIYTVFTVGFMPGFPYLGTLDKRLYAPRLETPRLKVPEGSVGLAQLQTGIYPFESPAGWRIIGKTDKKLFDYKKEPYSLLQIGDKVRFIKI, encoded by the coding sequence ATGAACCTTTATAGGTATGGCGAAAGCGGGATCCGGATAGTTTTTGGCAATTCAATTGACCTTGAGACTCATGAAAAGGTCAGGCGATATTATTATTTTCTTAAATCCCTCCGTCTAAAAGAGTTTATAGACATAATTCCTTCGTTTAATTCATGTGTTATCAATTTCAACAATAACGCCATTTCGTTTGAGAATATCGTATCTTTAATAACTGAAAGGCATGGGGAACTTGATGCTATTGAAATTCCTCAACCTGCCCAACACGAAATTCCTGTCATGTACGGCGGGGAATGCGGGCCCGACATGGAGTTTGTTTGCGAGTATTCAGGGCTTTCAGATAATGAGGTGATTGAAATTCATACATCCGTAATATATACGGTTTTTACAGTGGGTTTTATGCCCGGATTCCCCTATCTCGGCACGCTTGATAAGCGGTTGTATGCACCGAGGCTCGAGACCCCACGTTTGAAGGTTCCGGAAGGCTCTGTTGGACTTGCACAACTTCAAACAGGTATATACCCATTTGAATCTCCTGCGGGATGGAGGATTATAGGGAAAACCGACAAAAAGCTCTTTGATTATAAAAAGGAGCCTTACAGCTTGCTCCAAATTGGCGACAAGGTAAGGTTTATCAAAATATGA